The following coding sequences are from one Hydra vulgaris chromosome 04, alternate assembly HydraT2T_AEP window:
- the LOC136079743 gene encoding sterile alpha motif domain-containing protein 3-like isoform X2, translating into MNDSQPMVQCNDLNNVQSLIRTMKPWPLRYQIPILPPSVNAALDAKDGCFLQFHRNSCRNQLLQCLYDDISKYTMYPSSTQYSDVLASIQSKYPYFSDFPSRNNSSPNQLGVCPSLLESLKNKFKKERAPLIHLDIVAEHKTKFGQQGRGRKRKEDANIQSSTRKVRALPNILSVGEDETTVAKHHHDMKTESNMLLDR; encoded by the exons ATGAATGACTCACAACCAATGGTACAATGTAATGATTTAAACAACGTCCAGTCATTGATTAGAACAATGAAGCCATGGCCATTGCGCTATCAAATTCCTATTTTGCCCCCATCAGTTAATGCAGCACTAGATGCCAAAGATGGTTGCTTTCTTCAGTTTCATAGAAACAGTTGCAGGAACCAGCTTTTGCAATGTTTATATGATGATATAAGTAAATATACCAT GTACCCCTCAAGTACTCAATATTCAGATGTGCTTGCGTCCATTCAGAGTAAATATCCCTACTTCAGTGATTTTCCATCAAGAAATAATTCTTCTCCAAATCAGTTAGGTGTCTgt CCATCACTGTTAGAAAGTTTGAAGAATAAATTCAAGAAAGAACGAGCCCCTTTGATACATTTAGACATAGTTGCTGAGCACAAGACAAAATTTGGACAACAAGGTAGAGGGCGCAAAAGAAAGGAAGATGCCAATATTCAATCCAGTACTAGGAAAGTTAGAGCTTTG cccAACATACTGTCTGTTGGTGAAGATGAAACAACTGTGGCCAAACATCACCATGACATGAAAACTGAAAGTAATATGCTGCTTGATCGATAA